One genomic window of Mucilaginibacter sp. SJ includes the following:
- a CDS encoding glycine--tRNA ligase gives MSKSTDELFKNVISHAKEYGFVFPSSEIYDGLSAVYDYGQNGAELKNNIKTYWWKAMVQMNDNIVGIDSAIFMHPKIWKASGHVDGFSDPMIDNKVTKKRYRADQLIEDKIAKLLEEPFEYSLRFKEKWEEYTNLDGVESYQALIDPNFIDIELSNLSSSNYSYFKDALFLQWRMDIALVNENLVELKELIEEFNIIDPLSKEKPDWTDVRQFNLMFSTQMGAVADDADTIYLRPETAQGIFVNYLNVQKSGRMKIPFGIAQIGKAFRNEVIARQFIIRMREFEQMEMQFFVRPGTQKEWFDQWKEARLKWHLALGTDAAKYRYHEHTKLAHYADAAYDIEFEFPFGFKEVEGIHSRTNFDLSQHEKFSGKKLQYFDPEVDPETGKPYGNYVPYVIETSIGLDRMFLLTMINAYEEEDLSTEDKQDSRTVLRLHPCLAPVKAAIFPLTKKDGLPEKAREIMDKLKLDFNIQYEEKDAIGKRYRRQDAIGTPFCITVDHQTLEDNTVTIRHRDSMAQERVPADQLDKIIGDLVSWRNVLS, from the coding sequence ATGAGCAAATCAACCGACGAACTTTTTAAAAATGTTATATCGCACGCCAAAGAATATGGCTTTGTTTTCCCTTCCAGCGAGATTTATGATGGCTTAAGTGCAGTTTATGATTACGGCCAAAATGGTGCCGAACTTAAAAACAACATCAAAACCTACTGGTGGAAAGCCATGGTGCAAATGAACGATAACATTGTGGGCATTGATTCGGCCATATTTATGCACCCGAAGATCTGGAAAGCAAGCGGTCACGTTGATGGCTTCAGCGACCCGATGATCGACAATAAAGTAACTAAAAAACGTTATCGTGCCGATCAATTAATAGAAGATAAGATTGCAAAATTGCTTGAAGAACCATTTGAATACTCTTTGCGATTTAAGGAGAAATGGGAAGAGTATACAAATTTAGATGGTGTTGAATCCTATCAAGCTTTAATAGATCCTAATTTTATTGATATAGAGCTTTCTAATCTATCGTCCTCAAATTATTCTTATTTTAAAGATGCTTTATTCTTACAATGGAGAATGGATATTGCCCTTGTAAACGAAAATTTAGTTGAATTAAAAGAGCTAATTGAGGAATTTAATATCATAGATCCACTCAGTAAAGAAAAACCGGATTGGACAGATGTACGCCAGTTTAACCTGATGTTCAGCACCCAGATGGGCGCTGTGGCTGATGATGCCGATACTATTTACCTGCGTCCCGAAACTGCTCAGGGGATATTTGTAAACTACCTTAACGTGCAAAAATCGGGCAGGATGAAAATCCCTTTCGGTATAGCGCAAATAGGTAAAGCTTTCCGTAACGAGGTGATTGCCCGCCAGTTTATTATCCGCATGCGCGAGTTTGAACAAATGGAGATGCAGTTTTTTGTTCGCCCCGGCACGCAAAAAGAATGGTTCGACCAGTGGAAGGAAGCCCGTTTGAAGTGGCACCTTGCTTTGGGTACCGACGCTGCCAAATACCGTTACCATGAGCACACCAAACTGGCCCACTACGCCGATGCTGCTTATGATATTGAGTTTGAATTTCCGTTTGGCTTTAAAGAGGTTGAAGGTATCCACAGCCGTACCAATTTCGATTTGAGTCAGCACGAAAAATTCTCCGGTAAAAAGCTTCAATATTTTGACCCTGAAGTTGATCCTGAAACAGGAAAGCCGTATGGTAATTATGTGCCTTATGTAATTGAAACTTCTATTGGTTTAGACAGGATGTTCCTGCTTACCATGATCAACGCTTACGAAGAGGAAGACCTGAGCACCGAAGACAAGCAAGACAGCCGCACCGTATTACGCCTGCACCCTTGCCTGGCACCGGTTAAAGCCGCTATTTTCCCGCTTACCAAAAAAGACGGTTTGCCCGAAAAAGCTCGCGAAATCATGGATAAACTGAAGCTTGACTTCAATATCCAGTACGAAGAAAAAGATGCTATCGGTAAACGCTACCGCCGCCAGGATGCTATTGGTACACCTTTCTGCATCACGGTAGATCACCAGACATTAGAAGATAACACGGTAACCATCCGCCACCGCGACAGCATGGCCCAGGAACGCGTTCCTGCCGATCAGTTGGATAAGATCATCGGAGATTTGGTTAGCTGGCGGAATGTGTTAAGTTAA
- a CDS encoding FAD-binding oxidoreductase: MEQIVKILSAKYVTHNVRQFRLEKPAGYSFIPGQATELSINKEGWRDETRPFTFTCLNDDDYLEFTIKTYTDHDGVTNQLSKVNEGDELIIRDVWGAIEYKGAGYFIAGGAGITPFLAILRQLNKDGAIGDNKLFFSNKTDKDIILRDELKSILGVNAHFTITGQKDSMYDQRRIDAKFLKAEIKDFSKHFYICGPDAMVAELSDILGQLGADSDSVVFER, encoded by the coding sequence ATGGAACAAATTGTAAAGATCCTTTCTGCAAAATATGTCACCCACAATGTGAGGCAGTTCAGGCTTGAAAAACCTGCCGGTTATAGCTTTATACCAGGGCAGGCTACAGAGTTATCAATCAACAAGGAGGGTTGGCGTGATGAAACGCGTCCTTTCACCTTTACCTGCCTTAATGATGATGACTATCTTGAGTTTACAATAAAAACCTATACCGATCATGATGGGGTTACCAACCAGCTAAGCAAGGTTAACGAAGGCGATGAGCTTATCATTCGCGATGTTTGGGGAGCTATTGAATATAAAGGTGCCGGTTACTTTATTGCAGGAGGTGCAGGTATTACGCCATTTTTAGCCATACTGAGGCAATTAAATAAGGATGGTGCAATAGGCGACAATAAGCTTTTCTTTTCCAATAAAACTGATAAGGATATCATTTTGAGGGATGAACTAAAAAGCATCCTTGGTGTAAACGCGCATTTTACTATTACCGGCCAAAAGGACAGTATGTATGATCAACGGCGCATAGATGCCAAGTTTCTGAAAGCTGAAATTAAAGATTTCTCAAAACATTTTTATATATGTGGCCCTGATGCTATGGTTGCTGAGCTTAGCGACATATTGGGGCAACTCGGAGCCGATAGTGACTCGGTGGTATTTGAAAGGTAG
- a CDS encoding ATP-binding cassette domain-containing protein translates to MSISVEALTKVYGVQKAVDGISFTAQPGVLGFLGPNGAGKSTTMKILTGFIPQTSGTASVCGFDVAKQPLEVKRRIGYLPESNPLYTDMYVKESLGFVAGIHKIYEPAKRIADIIEQTGLGPEQHKKIGQLSKGYRQRVGLAQAMLHDPEVLILDEPTSGLDPNQLIGIRQLILDLGKTKTIVLSTHIMQEVEAVCSQVIIINKGTIVANDTLQQLRKNNGGKSLEEVFISLTNN, encoded by the coding sequence ATGAGTATCAGTGTTGAGGCATTAACAAAAGTTTACGGCGTGCAAAAGGCTGTTGATGGCATTAGCTTTACTGCCCAGCCCGGCGTACTGGGCTTTTTAGGGCCTAACGGTGCAGGTAAATCAACTACCATGAAAATCCTTACCGGCTTTATCCCGCAAACATCGGGTACGGCGTCGGTATGTGGTTTTGATGTGGCTAAACAACCTCTTGAGGTTAAACGCCGCATAGGTTACTTGCCCGAAAGTAACCCGCTGTATACGGATATGTATGTGAAGGAATCGCTGGGTTTTGTTGCGGGCATTCATAAAATTTATGAGCCTGCCAAACGCATTGCCGATATTATTGAACAAACAGGCCTTGGCCCCGAACAGCATAAAAAAATAGGGCAGCTCTCAAAAGGCTACCGTCAAAGGGTAGGCCTGGCACAGGCTATGCTGCATGACCCGGAGGTGCTGATATTGGATGAGCCAACTTCCGGCCTCGACCCTAACCAGCTGATAGGCATTCGCCAGTTAATCCTCGACCTGGGTAAAACCAAAACTATTGTACTTTCAACCCACATTATGCAGGAAGTAGAGGCTGTGTGCAGTCAGGTGATTATCATTAATAAAGGAACTATCGTAGCCAATGATACCCTGCAACAACTCCGGAAAAACAACGGCGGCAAATCGCTCGAGGAGGTGTTTATCAGCCTAACCAATAATTAA
- a CDS encoding helix-turn-helix domain-containing protein, with protein MDNTPAQLLLFNQIKVKLPPHLSFVDEIAELLNISNDSAYRRIRGEKPISLDEIQILSNKYKISIDQLLRMQNNTVIFAGNKVDSTNFTFNDYMQDLVNSLGLFKTLKNAQIYFFNKDVPLFHFMQFPELSAFKFFFWKRTLIGYPDLAKQQFTGQENDPQILQQAQNVIRQYVQIPSTEIWTEESIHVTIRQIEFYRHTNIFAGKEILHKVYAQLEELLNHVEMQAERGRKFIYNQQSAAEGAPYQIYINECLIGDNSIFVKGDDRRIAYLNHNGLNFMATQDAGFCEYTFKNLQNIISKSTHISLVGEKERSMFFNTLRKKVQDRAKDIG; from the coding sequence ATGGATAATACCCCTGCCCAGTTGCTGCTTTTTAACCAAATAAAGGTGAAGCTGCCACCTCACCTTTCTTTTGTAGATGAAATAGCCGAGTTGCTGAACATCAGCAACGATAGTGCTTACAGGCGCATCCGCGGTGAAAAACCAATAAGCCTCGATGAAATTCAAATCCTTAGCAATAAATACAAGATCTCTATTGATCAGTTGCTCCGGATGCAAAACAACACCGTAATTTTTGCCGGTAACAAGGTGGACAGTACAAACTTCACCTTTAATGATTACATGCAGGACCTGGTAAATAGCCTGGGTTTATTCAAAACATTAAAAAATGCGCAGATCTATTTTTTTAATAAGGATGTGCCGCTGTTTCATTTCATGCAGTTCCCGGAGCTGAGTGCTTTTAAATTTTTTTTCTGGAAACGTACGCTTATCGGGTACCCTGATTTGGCCAAACAGCAATTTACCGGCCAAGAAAACGACCCTCAAATTCTACAACAAGCACAAAACGTTATCCGGCAATACGTACAAATACCATCTACCGAAATATGGACCGAAGAAAGTATCCATGTTACCATCAGGCAGATTGAATTTTACAGGCATACCAACATTTTCGCCGGCAAAGAAATCCTGCATAAAGTGTATGCCCAACTGGAAGAGCTACTAAACCACGTAGAAATGCAGGCCGAAAGGGGACGGAAATTTATTTATAACCAACAGTCGGCAGCTGAGGGCGCACCTTATCAAATTTATATTAATGAATGCCTTATTGGCGATAACTCCATTTTTGTAAAGGGTGACGACCGGCGGATAGCCTACCTGAACCATAACGGGCTAAACTTTATGGCTACGCAAGACGCCGGATTTTGTGAGTACACTTTTAAAAATCTTCAAAACATCATCAGTAAATCAACCCACATAAGCTTGGTAGGCGAAAAAGAAAGGAGCATGTTTTTTAATACCCTCCGCAAAAAAGTTCAGGACCGGGCAAAAGATATTGGTTAA
- the gldG gene encoding gliding motility-associated ABC transporter substrate-binding protein GldG, with protein MLSILKKEIVSYLSSLVAYVIIGVFLLVLGLFLWVFPDSSILEYGYAGLESLFTTAPYLFMFLIPAITMRSLAEERKEGTFELLFTRPLRDWEIVLGKYFACLLIVLFALLPTLVYYYSVSSLGMPQGNIDTGAVIGSYIGLFLLGSVFVGIGMFASSITKNQIIAFTIAVFLCFFFYSGFDSLSQLLSLQDLGLQNLGITQHYESVSRGVLDTRDLAYFIITAGIFIWLTLFVLARQRQRGMGGIITISLLGVLFFLGILSALTFTRFDFTAEKRYTISPISRQIIDKLPKKVKVVVYLQGDNLPGGFKRLQSATRDMLSDLQAYSHGKIQFEFRDPLKGLNNDQQNEVIQNMAAEGVEPTNLSVKTDNGVTQKLIFPSALVSADGKDIPVKLLLSRIGLSPDEVLNNSIQNLEYAFSSAIKKAVSGGRPQIGFTEGHHELTDLQLNDAMKTLADGFQVGRVDLNAISFADLQKIKLLVVAKPDQKFSEIEKFKLDQYIMHGGRVLWTIDQVSAELDSLRGHGGEQLAFPKQLNLDDQLFRYGIRINYDLIADMNCSQIPISTGNVGGQAQIQMLPWLYYPVFIPLSKHPVVKNLDGISSEFASTIDILDIKNVNKTVLLTSSLYNKKLTAPHILSLQALEQEPNPKDFQSTPKITGVLLEGSFVSDWQNRPLPEGLKEQVAIQQQSVPTKMIVISDGDIFKNQVGSDGSPYPLGYDHYTHQTYGNKNLLLNIADYMTDDSGLMALRTKEIKIRLLARARIRSEKMYWQLVNTIAPLVLVLICAIFQHYLRRQKYAR; from the coding sequence GTGCTAAGCATCCTTAAAAAAGAAATAGTATCCTACCTGAGTTCGCTGGTGGCTTATGTAATCATAGGTGTATTTTTACTGGTGCTGGGCTTGTTTTTGTGGGTGTTCCCTGATTCAAGTATCCTGGAGTACGGTTACGCCGGGCTCGAAAGCCTGTTCACCACCGCGCCTTACCTGTTCATGTTCCTGATCCCGGCAATTACCATGCGCTCCCTTGCCGAAGAACGTAAAGAGGGAACCTTTGAATTATTGTTCACCCGCCCATTAAGGGATTGGGAGATAGTACTGGGCAAATACTTTGCCTGTTTACTCATTGTGCTTTTTGCATTGCTGCCCACGCTGGTTTATTATTATTCGGTAAGTTCATTGGGCATGCCGCAAGGCAATATCGATACCGGGGCTGTTATCGGTTCATACATCGGGTTATTTTTATTGGGCAGTGTTTTTGTAGGGATAGGCATGTTTGCATCATCTATCACCAAAAATCAGATCATCGCCTTTACCATAGCTGTTTTCCTGTGTTTCTTTTTTTACAGCGGCTTTGATTCACTAAGCCAACTGTTGTCATTGCAAGATCTTGGTCTGCAAAATTTAGGGATTACCCAGCATTATGAATCGGTAAGCCGCGGTGTTCTGGATACCCGGGATCTGGCATACTTTATCATTACTGCCGGTATTTTTATCTGGCTTACGCTATTTGTATTGGCAAGGCAGCGCCAAAGGGGTATGGGCGGCATCATCACGATCAGCCTTTTGGGTGTTTTGTTTTTCCTGGGGATCTTATCTGCCTTAACATTTACCCGTTTTGATTTTACTGCCGAAAAGCGTTATACCATATCGCCCATTAGCAGGCAGATCATCGATAAGCTGCCGAAAAAGGTAAAAGTGGTAGTTTATTTACAGGGCGATAACCTACCGGGGGGCTTTAAACGCTTACAGAGCGCTACCCGCGATATGCTGAGCGATTTGCAAGCCTACAGCCATGGTAAGATCCAGTTTGAGTTTCGTGACCCGCTAAAGGGCCTGAATAACGATCAGCAGAATGAGGTGATCCAGAATATGGCCGCCGAAGGTGTTGAACCAACCAACCTGAGTGTTAAAACCGATAACGGGGTAACGCAAAAGCTCATCTTTCCGTCGGCACTGGTATCGGCAGATGGTAAGGATATCCCGGTAAAGCTATTGTTAAGCCGTATTGGTCTCTCGCCCGATGAGGTACTGAATAACTCTATCCAAAATCTGGAGTATGCTTTTTCATCGGCTATAAAGAAAGCTGTTAGCGGAGGACGACCGCAAATAGGTTTTACCGAAGGGCACCATGAACTAACCGACCTGCAACTAAACGATGCCATGAAAACCCTTGCCGATGGCTTCCAGGTAGGCCGGGTTGATCTGAATGCTATCTCCTTTGCCGATCTGCAAAAAATCAAGCTACTGGTGGTTGCCAAACCCGATCAAAAATTCAGCGAGATAGAGAAATTTAAACTCGACCAATATATCATGCACGGAGGCCGGGTACTATGGACGATAGACCAGGTAAGCGCCGAACTCGATAGTCTTCGCGGGCATGGCGGCGAGCAGCTGGCATTCCCCAAACAGCTTAACCTGGACGATCAGCTTTTCCGTTATGGGATCCGTATCAATTACGACCTGATTGCTGATATGAACTGCTCGCAAATTCCCATCAGTACCGGCAATGTCGGCGGACAGGCGCAGATTCAGATGCTGCCATGGCTGTATTACCCGGTATTTATTCCGCTAAGCAAACACCCGGTGGTGAAAAATTTGGATGGTATCAGCAGCGAGTTTGCAAGCACTATTGATATCCTCGATATCAAAAATGTAAACAAAACGGTGTTGCTAACTTCATCGCTCTATAATAAAAAGCTAACAGCCCCACATATATTATCATTGCAGGCTTTGGAGCAGGAACCAAATCCAAAAGATTTTCAAAGCACACCTAAAATAACCGGGGTACTGCTGGAAGGCAGTTTTGTGAGCGACTGGCAAAACCGCCCGCTGCCCGAGGGCCTTAAAGAACAGGTTGCTATACAGCAGCAAAGTGTGCCCACTAAAATGATAGTGATAAGTGACGGCGATATTTTCAAAAACCAGGTAGGCAGCGATGGCTCGCCTTATCCCTTAGGATACGATCATTATACACACCAAACCTACGGCAATAAAAACCTGCTGCTTAACATAGCCGATTACATGACCGACGATTCGGGACTGATGGCCCTGCGTACCAAAGAGATCAAGATCCGCCTGCTTGCCCGGGCGCGTATTCGCAGCGAAAAAATGTACTGGCAGTTGGTTAATACCATTGCACCGCTGGTTTTAGTGTTAATATGTGCTATTTTTCAACATTATTTACGCAGGCAAAAGTATGCCCGTTAA
- the dnaN gene encoding DNA polymerase III subunit beta: protein MRFIVSTSTLLKQLQAVSGALSSSTVLPILENFLFEIKDGNLTISATDLQTSMTTSLPVEAKENGRIAIPSRILLETLKSLPEQPVAFSVDDKTFAIEINAGDGKYKLSGENGEDFPKIPVVENASSVNLPASVLAEAINKTIFAVSNDELRPAMTGVYCQLTTSALTFVATDAHKLVRYRRKDAKAASTTSFILPKKALTLLKSSLPSDDVNVSVEYNSTSAFFKFGNINLVCRLIDERYPDYEAVIPQNNPNKLNIDRLTFLGSLNRVAIYANKTTHQVRLKINGSELNISSEDIDFANEAHERLSCQYEGEDMEIGFNARFLIEMLKNLSCEEVSLEMSTPNRAGLLLPQGGDENEDVLMLVMPVMLNSYA, encoded by the coding sequence ATGAGATTTATTGTTTCTACCTCAACATTACTCAAACAACTGCAGGCGGTAAGCGGTGCGTTAAGCAGCAGTACTGTACTGCCGATACTGGAAAACTTTTTGTTCGAGATAAAGGATGGGAACTTGACCATTTCTGCTACCGACCTGCAAACCAGCATGACTACCTCTTTACCGGTTGAGGCTAAAGAGAACGGCAGGATTGCTATCCCGTCGCGTATATTGTTAGAGACCCTGAAATCATTACCTGAGCAGCCCGTTGCTTTTTCGGTTGATGATAAAACCTTCGCTATTGAAATCAACGCAGGCGATGGTAAATACAAACTAAGCGGCGAAAACGGCGAGGATTTTCCGAAAATCCCTGTTGTTGAAAACGCTTCATCAGTAAACCTGCCTGCTTCAGTTTTAGCCGAAGCTATCAACAAAACCATTTTTGCGGTAAGTAATGACGAGCTTCGCCCGGCTATGACGGGCGTTTACTGCCAGCTAACAACATCGGCCCTTACTTTTGTTGCTACCGATGCGCATAAATTGGTTCGTTACCGTCGTAAAGATGCAAAGGCTGCAAGCACCACATCATTCATCCTGCCTAAAAAAGCGTTAACCCTGCTTAAATCATCATTACCAAGCGATGATGTAAATGTATCTGTTGAGTATAACTCCACCAGTGCTTTCTTCAAGTTTGGCAATATTAACCTGGTATGTCGTCTAATTGACGAGCGTTACCCTGATTACGAGGCGGTTATCCCTCAAAATAATCCTAATAAATTAAATATCGACAGGCTCACCTTCCTGGGTTCGTTAAACCGTGTTGCCATCTACGCTAACAAAACTACCCACCAGGTAAGGCTTAAAATAAATGGCAGCGAGTTAAATATCTCTTCAGAAGATATCGACTTTGCTAACGAGGCCCACGAGCGTTTAAGCTGCCAATATGAAGGCGAGGATATGGAAATTGGCTTCAATGCAAGATTTTTAATAGAAATGTTGAAGAATTTAAGCTGCGAAGAAGTATCTTTGGAAATGTCGACTCCAAACCGTGCAGGTTTATTGTTGCCGCAGGGAGGAGATGAGAATGAAGACGTGCTGATGCTGGTTATGCCGGTGATGCTCAATAGCTATGCTTAA
- a CDS encoding DUF4397 domain-containing protein → MNIKVKALLIIIAITGYLTSCKKNNDKPDAVDSSTSSLNVINATFNNINIYVNGTRINNTTTFYPGGTLGYISVKAGTQNYSVKLDGPNNPDPLFSLPLTLSKDSVYSFFVAGNTADQVFKTTDVLVADTGSAPKAKIRFVNASPDAGNISVHFEGITAALDTEQVKDLGFKTTSAFMLVAPGEHNMALHSAAFPTTVVRDTVLLTGGKVYTYYGYGNKSAGLATGLFINQ, encoded by the coding sequence ATGAATATTAAGGTTAAAGCTTTATTGATTATTATAGCCATAACGGGCTACCTTACGTCCTGCAAAAAAAATAATGATAAGCCCGATGCGGTGGATTCGTCAACGTCATCGCTAAACGTTATTAATGCCACTTTTAATAATATTAATATTTATGTTAATGGTACAAGGATAAACAATACAACCACTTTTTATCCGGGGGGCACGCTTGGCTATATTTCGGTAAAGGCGGGTACGCAAAATTATTCGGTTAAGTTAGATGGGCCTAATAACCCTGATCCGTTGTTCAGTCTGCCCTTAACTTTGAGTAAAGATTCGGTATATTCATTTTTTGTAGCAGGTAATACGGCCGACCAGGTTTTCAAAACTACAGATGTATTGGTTGCTGATACCGGCAGTGCCCCGAAGGCAAAGATCAGGTTTGTTAATGCATCCCCAGATGCAGGTAACATAAGTGTACATTTTGAAGGTATAACAGCTGCGTTAGATACGGAGCAAGTAAAAGATCTTGGTTTCAAAACCACCTCGGCTTTTATGTTGGTAGCGCCCGGAGAGCATAATATGGCTTTGCATTCGGCTGCATTTCCAACTACTGTTGTCAGGGATACAGTGCTGCTAACAGGAGGCAAAGTATATACCTACTATGGTTATGGTAATAAAAGCGCAGGCCTGGCAACCGGCCTGTTCATCAATCAATAA
- a CDS encoding DUF4397 domain-containing protein: protein MANKNKSKVLVSFFIAVLCGLFICAVSSCGKGGNASSVGLNTQFQIVNLSPDIQPVYLYQHFIRYNTTTYTYPNSSGYFYLSTLEPPLQLRTATAAPVILLQFDTTLKANRKYTMFITGFRKDSSFVSSFILSDSTGLPTIGKGKVRFVHTSPNTSALDLRANDTLVVKGTTFNKVSKYVELTAGNYNFTITTTRTPTTIETTLQNVTIQDGRAYTIYTKGIVGSADSLAFGAGVLTNNLLSKTLQ from the coding sequence ATGGCTAATAAAAATAAAAGCAAGGTACTGGTTTCGTTTTTTATAGCTGTGCTATGCGGCCTTTTCATCTGTGCTGTTTCTTCATGCGGTAAGGGGGGCAATGCGTCATCGGTAGGCCTTAATACCCAGTTCCAAATCGTTAATTTAAGTCCGGATATCCAGCCGGTATACCTTTATCAGCATTTTATCAGGTATAATACCACTACCTATACTTATCCAAACAGTTCGGGATATTTTTACCTTTCAACACTTGAACCGCCGTTACAGTTACGTACAGCTACCGCGGCGCCGGTTATTTTGCTGCAATTTGATACTACGCTTAAAGCCAACAGGAAATACACGATGTTTATAACCGGCTTCAGAAAGGATAGTTCGTTTGTCAGTTCATTTATTCTATCTGATAGTACCGGTTTGCCAACCATTGGGAAAGGAAAAGTGAGGTTTGTGCATACTTCACCTAATACATCAGCACTGGATCTGCGGGCTAATGACACCCTTGTTGTTAAAGGTACTACCTTTAATAAGGTATCTAAATACGTTGAACTTACTGCCGGTAATTATAACTTTACCATTACCACCACCCGAACACCTACAACAATTGAAACAACCCTGCAAAATGTAACAATACAGGATGGTCGCGCCTACACCATTTATACCAAAGGTATTGTTGGCAGCGCCGACTCATTGGCCTTTGGCGCGGGGGTACTTACTAATAATCTGCTCAGTAAGACACTTCAGTAG
- a CDS encoding VTT domain-containing protein, producing the protein MEVIKSIIDFVLHIDKHLVQITSTYQGWTYLILFLIIFAETGLVIFPILPGDSLLFAAGALIAGGNSGLDIWVLGLILIAAAFIGNTVNYFVGNYLGVKVFKEENKILKLEYYLKTRAFFDKHGGKAVIFSRFMPIIRTIAPFVAGVGKMPFLRYSLYNIIGGSSWIVVFLFAGYKLGQVEIIAKNFSLVGVIIILVSILPPIVAAIKGRTVKNPA; encoded by the coding sequence GTGGAAGTAATAAAAAGTATTATCGACTTTGTACTGCATATTGATAAGCACCTTGTGCAAATAACCAGTACTTACCAGGGATGGACCTATCTGATCCTTTTCCTGATCATTTTTGCCGAAACAGGTTTAGTTATCTTTCCTATTCTCCCCGGCGATTCACTGCTTTTTGCTGCAGGCGCCCTTATAGCCGGTGGTAATTCGGGCTTGGATATCTGGGTATTAGGTCTCATTTTAATTGCCGCTGCTTTTATTGGTAATACAGTAAATTATTTTGTTGGCAATTACCTCGGCGTTAAAGTATTTAAAGAAGAAAATAAGATCCTGAAACTGGAATACTACCTTAAAACTCGGGCTTTTTTTGATAAACATGGTGGTAAGGCCGTTATCTTCAGCAGGTTTATGCCTATCATCCGTACCATAGCACCTTTTGTGGCAGGAGTGGGTAAGATGCCTTTTTTACGTTACAGTCTTTATAACATTATTGGTGGGTCATCATGGATCGTTGTGTTCCTGTTTGCTGGCTACAAATTAGGGCAGGTAGAGATTATCGCCAAAAACTTCTCGTTGGTAGGGGTGATCATTATACTGGTATCGATATTGCCGCCGATTGTTGCGGCTATAAAAGGCCGTACTGTTAAAAATCCCGCTTAG
- a CDS encoding TapB family protein: protein MKKLLFLLMILCCKTAIAQNCNQFVNNINGKKLTYVSQDAKGKQQMTAVYTTTKKDATTVTVHAEINDKNGKPIGNGDSEMICTGNTIKVDMKSFVPAANMKGNMQVSGEAKYLTYPTDMKAGQTLDDGSVTIDMGSGGAQMANLQMDIKNRKVEQAETISTNAGSFDCLKISYDATTKMKMMGIGIPFNFHVTEWYSPKLGRFVKSETYKGEKLMGTMILDAIN from the coding sequence ATGAAGAAATTACTTTTCCTATTAATGATACTTTGCTGTAAAACGGCTATCGCGCAAAATTGCAACCAGTTTGTAAACAATATTAATGGCAAAAAACTCACCTACGTAAGCCAGGATGCCAAAGGCAAACAACAGATGACCGCCGTTTATACCACCACTAAAAAAGATGCAACAACCGTTACTGTGCATGCCGAAATAAATGATAAAAATGGAAAACCCATAGGCAACGGCGATTCTGAAATGATATGTACCGGTAATACCATAAAGGTAGATATGAAATCGTTTGTACCGGCTGCTAATATGAAAGGCAATATGCAGGTAAGCGGCGAAGCCAAATACCTCACTTATCCTACTGATATGAAAGCCGGGCAAACTTTAGATGATGGCTCGGTAACTATTGATATGGGGAGTGGCGGCGCACAAATGGCCAACCTGCAAATGGACATTAAAAACCGTAAGGTTGAACAAGCCGAAACTATAAGCACCAATGCGGGCAGTTTTGATTGTTTAAAAATAAGCTATGATGCCACCACCAAGATGAAAATGATGGGTATAGGGATCCCTTTCAACTTCCATGTAACGGAATGGTACAGCCCAAAACTTGGCCGCTTCGTTAAATCTGAAACCTATAAAGGCGAAAAACTGATGGGAACTATGATCCTTGATGCCATCAATTAA